The genomic interval CCTCTCACCAGCAGTAAATGGATTATCAAGTTCATGACTAATTTGGGCACTACCAATACCAATCACAATCTCATCAACTACATCACTAATCTCCCATATAACATTCATATGGCCTTTATGAAACGGTTGATACCTACCTATCGTAAGAGCCCTCATACCCCAATATATAATCACAAAACACCATATACCTAATGGAAACCTCTTTAAACCTACCTAAACATAAAGAGAGAAATCCAAACCAATACAACCACAACCAATATCAATGTATAATCAATGTATATACTATCTAGATTTAGATTAAAAATCTAAACTAAAAACCTGATATACAACTTCTAAATTATGGTTTCTATCTTAGGTCGATATCTTGTTTTACTTCGAGGTATGCTGGTGGTATTTCATCTGCTACCCATACACCTTTAGCCGCCTTACGAATATCTACATCGCTTACCTGAGCTTCCCTGCTCCTAACTATTATCAATATGGGGTTGTCTGTTGATGAACTTGCAACCTGTAGGGCCGACTCTTTTTCTTCACTGAGATGGACCTTAACTTTATCCGCAGGCTTCAAACCTATTTCAAGAACCCTACCTGCTTCCTCCTCACTACTACCATAATAAAGTTCTTCAGGAGCTTCAACCATCGGTAGTTCTGGATCCACATCAACCGTATGGCCATATGTAGCTCTAATCTCCCCATCCCTAATCTCATACCTACCCTTTTCATCGGTCTGAACAAGAACCTCGATATGCTGTTTCTCAAGCCAGTTATACCGGTTTCTCCTACTAATAGAACTATACAAATTATCTAAAGAGGCCCAGCCATCATCATCCAACTCAACCCCTATATCACGTGGAAAATGTCTGAGAGAACCAGAAACAATCTTACCCAACGCAGTAACCTTATCCTCAGACATAAACAACTCTCCCTCATCCCCACAACCGCAGGAATCACCTCTAAAATAACCATGGACGGGACATTTCTTTATATGCATCCCTTAAAATGAAGTGCCACTCCTCTAAAAATTTTTCTATCAAAAAACACAACAAAACAAAAACCCCTTCATTACCTTTTAAAACCGATATAGATATACCAACATCCATCCATCTAAATATAATTAAATTAAATTAAATTTTAATTCAGTTTATAATTTAGTTTTTGAATTCAGTTTAGTGAGAGATTGTTTTGATTGAGTCAGAGTTTTTTAGTTTGGTTATATTGCCTTTATTGATTTTCACAGCTAGGGTCCTCGATGTCAGTATGGCTACAATAAGAACGATATTCGTTGTTAGGGGAATAAAATTTCTAGCTGCGTTTATAGGTTTTTTCGAGATATTAATCTGGTTACTTGCTATTGGCCAGATAATGGCAAATCTAACAGATCCAATAAACTACATAGCATATGCTGGTGGTTTCGCAACTGGAAGTTATGTTGGAATTGTTCTAGAGGATCGTTTGGCTATAGGAGACCTACTGATACGGGTCTTAACGACAGACAAAGCAGATGAAATGTCCAACAAACTATACAGAAAAGGATACAAAGTAACCAAGATACCGGCAACATCAAATGGAGACAAAATCGAGATACTATACATACATATAAAACGAAAAGAACTAGAAGAAATAATAAAAACAATAAAAAAACACGATCCAAAATCTCTCTACACAGTACACGATATAAGGGAAGCAAGCGACGAAAAAACAATAGAAATGGAACAAAAAAGATACCACAGACGTATCTTCGATTACCTAAGACGTGGAAAATAACACAAACCCACACAAAAACGATTAAACAACCACAAAATAAAACCCAACAATAAACTATATTATAACACTAAAACAAATAAAACAATCTAAAAAACAACTTACAAACAAACCAAAATTAATTCGATCCAACCTAATCTCCCTTACCTTAACCTCACAATTAATAATTTAATTTAATGTAAATCAACCTAATTTAATGTAAATAAACCCAATTGATATAAACTAACCCAACTAAATTCAACAGAACATTAAAACCAATTTAATTAAGGTTATTCAATTTGGCCTGATTTGATCTAGTTTGGTGTATGTTGGTTTGTGTTTGTTGTTTTGGTGGTAGGGTTGATTGTTTGGGATATGTCTGGTAGATCGGTTTGATGTAAAAAGTACAACTGGGGTTTTCAGCATATGGTGGATGAGTCTAAGAAAGAAAAAACGTTTCAACAAAAATTGGCTGAGGGAGATTATACGAGGATTGTCTCCATTATTACGGTGATTTTCGCTATAGTGGTTGGTACGTGGATGCGTATCAGTATGGGTACTTTGGATAGGTTGCAGAAATTTGATCCATTCCAACACTATTTATTGTCGGAGTATTGGTTTGAGAATTGGAGTTATGCCGTTCATGATTTAATGATGTATCCAGGGCCTGAGGGAGCTCTTCGTAGTGTTGGGTATCCTCCTTTAACCCATGCAGTTCCGGCGTTGATTACCGAGTTTGTAAATTTCTTTACGTCGGTAAGTGTTATGGATATCGTTATTCTTGGCCCGGTTATATTCACTGCTTTAATACCTGTTGTATATTGGGGTCTTGGAACAGAGCTGTACAATGAAAAGGTTGGTATTGTAGCGGCGTTGTTAACTCTTGTTTTTCCACATCTTATTGAGGTTGGTAGGGCTGGAGCTTACGACACAAATCCACATATCGCTTTGTTCTATCCATTGATCTTGTTATTGTTGGTTAAATCGTTTAGGCAGAGTACAGTTCGTGGTAGAGTGCAGTGGGGGTTAGGTGCTGGTGTAGCGATGGGTCTTTTTGGTTTGTTTTGGGCAGGATTTAACTCGATTTTCGCTTACACCGCTTTTGCGATAGCGATATATGTGTTGGTAGGGTCTTGGTTTAACAAGGTGAAAAAAGAAGACACCTACTCGTTATTAGGGATATTAGTTGCATATCCGATTATATCTTATTTCCACACACTCTCGTTCCCAGGTGAAGAGACCTTGTTGGTCGCTCCACTTGTCTTGTTGCCGTATATTGCAGCTAAACTGCCTGAGTGGTCTGAAAAACTAGATTTCGTTGGGGATGGACTTAGATTCAGAAATTACGTTACAACAAGTATTGCTGGAGTTATTTTCGCTGGAGCGTTGTTGGTTTGGTATGGAATAATTCCAATAGGTGTCAGTGGTTTCGGGTTGATTAGTGGTGAAGGCGTTTGGGGTACAGTAGCTGAGTTACAACCTACTTTTGGAACCGGGTTTGAAGCCGGTTTAACACCACTCTATAATCATTTTGGACATTGGGGAACCTTTTTACTGCCTCTGGTGTTTATCGGTCCAATTCTTTACACCGGCTACAAAATCTACAGTGATTTCAGAACTGAAAGGGTGTTTGAATTCACATTCATACTGTTGACCTTTATAATGATGTTCTGGGCTCATAGGTTCCTACCGCTCTACCTATACTTCATCCCACCTGTTGCCGCAGCAATGGTAGTTGGATTGGTGGAGTTTATCGGACTTAAAGACATACGTAAGGAGATGTCCCGTCGATGGGGCCAAGTTAAACGGTTTGACGCGATAAAAGTCGGAGTGGTAGTCCTATTTATATTCGCCGTATCGTTTGTTTCGGTACCGATCTCAGATGGTGAAGTACGGCAATATCCCTCAACAATATACCAAGAGAACAACGGGGCTTGGATATCCACCTTTGACCACATGAGCGGGTCAGAAGACTTCACTCCGGATGACCATGTAATGACATGGTGGGACTATGGATTCCCATTAAAAGCTCTTGGTGATGTAGGTGCCTTCACCGACAACACCCAATGGAACGTAGATGATGCAGCCGACTTCTATATGTCCAAAGATATAGAGGAAGCACATCAAATGTTGGTCGATTGGTCCGAAGACCGTGATGAAGAAGTAGACTACATAGTTGGAAACAAAGGACTCGGTGTATTAGTGCCGGATACAATGTATGGTGGAAAAACAAGTGCAGTGGCAACAGTAGCCGACGTAAACCCAGAAGACTACGTAGACGACTGGCCAGAAGGACAAGACAGTATATCACAACAAGTACCATGGTCGATAGTTTGGCAAGAAGGAATGGAAGAACCTAATGTTCCAGAAACACTTGAAAACACAACATACTACAACCTCGCGTTCCCAGAAGGAGTCAGTCCAGGAGACAACGAACCAGAAGTAGGAGACGTAATATACGACAAATTCGAAGTAGTATACAAAAGCCCTGAAAGTATTGGAGGACCCTTCGACGGAAGCGCAATAATC from Methanonatronarchaeum thermophilum carries:
- a CDS encoding RNA 2'-phosphotransferase, producing the protein MSEDKVTALGKIVSGSLRHFPRDIGVELDDDGWASLDNLYSSISRRNRYNWLEKQHIEVLVQTDEKGRYEIRDGEIRATYGHTVDVDPELPMVEAPEELYYGSSEEEAGRVLEIGLKPADKVKVHLSEEKESALQVASSSTDNPILIIVRSREAQVSDVDIRKAAKGVWVADEIPPAYLEVKQDIDLR
- a CDS encoding DUF2179 domain-containing protein; translated protein: MIESEFFSLVILPLLIFTARVLDVSMATIRTIFVVRGIKFLAAFIGFFEILIWLLAIGQIMANLTDPINYIAYAGGFATGSYVGIVLEDRLAIGDLLIRVLTTDKADEMSNKLYRKGYKVTKIPATSNGDKIEILYIHIKRKELEEIIKTIKKHDPKSLYTVHDIREASDEKTIEMEQKRYHRRIFDYLRRGK
- a CDS encoding STT3 domain-containing protein produces the protein MVDESKKEKTFQQKLAEGDYTRIVSIITVIFAIVVGTWMRISMGTLDRLQKFDPFQHYLLSEYWFENWSYAVHDLMMYPGPEGALRSVGYPPLTHAVPALITEFVNFFTSVSVMDIVILGPVIFTALIPVVYWGLGTELYNEKVGIVAALLTLVFPHLIEVGRAGAYDTNPHIALFYPLILLLLVKSFRQSTVRGRVQWGLGAGVAMGLFGLFWAGFNSIFAYTAFAIAIYVLVGSWFNKVKKEDTYSLLGILVAYPIISYFHTLSFPGEETLLVAPLVLLPYIAAKLPEWSEKLDFVGDGLRFRNYVTTSIAGVIFAGALLVWYGIIPIGVSGFGLISGEGVWGTVAELQPTFGTGFEAGLTPLYNHFGHWGTFLLPLVFIGPILYTGYKIYSDFRTERVFEFTFILLTFIMMFWAHRFLPLYLYFIPPVAAAMVVGLVEFIGLKDIRKEMSRRWGQVKRFDAIKVGVVVLFIFAVSFVSVPISDGEVRQYPSTIYQENNGAWISTFDHMSGSEDFTPDDHVMTWWDYGFPLKALGDVGAFTDNTQWNVDDAADFYMSKDIEEAHQMLVDWSEDRDEEVDYIVGNKGLGVLVPDTMYGGKTSAVATVADVNPEDYVDDWPEGQDSISQQVPWSIVWQEGMEEPNVPETLENTTYYNLAFPEGVSPGDNEPEVGDVIYDKFEVVYKSPESIGGPFDGSAIIVYEVIYD